A window of Fusarium musae strain F31 chromosome 1, whole genome shotgun sequence genomic DNA:
GTGAATGATGGCTTGTGAGGACTGTTATTATTTTGGAATTGTATTCaggatgaggttgaagcAAAGCAGAGCTAAGCAGCACACAAGGGAATTGATGAAAGCCAACTTTCATGTGAAATGCCATTTCCTGACGTCCATCATACCTAACATTTGTGTCTACACAGGGTGCTTTTCAAGCCATCAAcatatcaacatcatcggtcCCCCCACTGCGCTATGCACAACCCCGGTATCTCGCTCTGACGCCGCATTCTCGACCTCGACCATAGGCTCTCTCCAAGCCCTATTCAAGATATACACCCCTACCAAGCTAGCTTTCCCCCTCATATACACCCCTCTCCCTGGCGGGTTCCTCCCCTCTACGCACGCCGTAGCCGCTCCATTggattttttttttggtgttCGCTTGTCCATTTTCCCTTTCGTGGGGCTTTTTTTTCTGAGCTGCTCCGAAGCTGGACCCAGTTGGATTGACTCGAGAAAAAGAGGCAGTGAACCATTGAGTTGTCACTGTTACTGCTATAGTTACTCGAGCTGCTATTGGACTGGCCTTCTTTTGCTGGACGGTTTCGGACATCAATTCCCTTTCTCCCGTGCCCtccactctcactctcactcccaCTCATCTCCCGCCCATTCATAAAAGCAGAGCGGTTGCCCTCCCCCTCCAAcatttttctcttctcttgatctcttcttcctACTGCCACTGCTCTGTCCTCTCGCGTTCGCCTCTCCTTAGAATCTAACGTGCCCATCCTGCCTGCTACTGCACTGCAAGCCAGTCGCCTTTTGATACCCATTCGTTTTACGAATAACCTCTTTGGTGAAGAGGACCACCACTTGGTAAGTTTGTGATGAACAATTCCTATCGAAAGCAACGATTTCCCACCTGGGGCCGAAATGGATTCACTTCTGCATCTCCCACGACACCTGGTGCAGCTCCTCGACACAGAACCATCTGGATTAACGATATTCGGGCCATCGCTGCTCATTCTTGAGACCTGAACTGGCGACCTACCGAAATCACATGTCTCAGACAACAAGTGAAGGCAACATTTCTGGCGGACTAGCTTTACGGGCCTCTCCGATTGCGCTCCTCTGGCATTGGTGGCATTTGTTTCCATTTCCAACAGTTGGTGGCATTGCTGCAGTGACGTCCATCCCCAGGCGCCTCTTCGGCCCCCCTTGTCTTAGCCGCATGGCCGCATGGTTAGGTTGTTAGCATTGCACAGTCCATCATTGGCCCTGTTGCTCTAAAACATCCCACTCCAATGCAGCCAGGACAAGGGCCCCGCCCGGCAGACCACCGATAATTTGGTGGGTCGATGGCCCAAATAAGACAGCTCAGAAGCTTGGTCGAGAGCCTGCATTGTCTTGGAAGTGGATGTTATGATATGGACACTTCAGCATTGTCATGGCGCTGTTCTCTCGAGGATGCTACACAAAACCGTTCAGCCAGAACTAGAGGCTGCAGTGAGAGCTGCGGGCGCAACTTGGCGGGGCATATTCTCTGGTGGTTTTGAGTTATCGTCCCTTATCTCTACCCGATGCCGGAGCCACCAACGGTTTTTTCTCTCTATTAGCGACCCCTCAATGAACAGCAAACCCTGGACTGCCTCGGATAACCTTTCGGAACCTGTTTGAGCTCGTCGGGACTGACCCTGCAGCCTATTACACGGAGCGCGCCTAATTGCCATATCTTCCTTTTACCCGTGCTAATTAATTGAATGCTAGATCTCCGGTAGAGTGGCTACAGCTGCTCTTACCAAAGCGCCCCGCGATCCTACAACCCCACCGAACTCCCCCACAACCCCACTCAAGTTCGATCGAATCCTTGCCTAGCATGGGCCTAAACGAGGAATTCGACGACCGACATATTCAAACCGAAGCCGAGCAACAACCATACATACCTTATGAGTATCAGACTGAAAACAATGACTCGTGGGCTGGTGCCTTGCCGGTGAAGCAGGGTCTCTATGACCCTTCTTATGAGAAGGATGCTTGCGGTGTCGGCTTTGCTTGGTCAGTTACTTCTCAGATGATCATCTTAACCTCACTAACATGTTCATAGCCACATCAAGGGCAAGCCTAGCCACAAGATTGTTAGTGATGCCCGTAACCTTCTCTGCAACATGACCCACCGTGGTGCCGTGGGATCTGATGCacgagatggtgatggtgctgGTGTTATGACATCCATCCCCCACCggttcttcatcaagaactttgagaaggaggaggacatTAAGCTGCCTCCCCTGGGCCAGTACGCCGTGGGAAACCTGTTTTTTAAGCCCGACGAGGAGACTCTCCAAGAGTCCAAGAGGCAGCTGGAAGATGTTGCCGAGTCGCTGGGCCTCCGAGTCCTAGGATGGCGAAGGCCTCCTGTCGACTCGACTCTTCTAGGACCTGCTGCCAAATCGCGTGAGCCCATCATCGCTCAGCCTTTTGTTGTTCTGGCCTCTGCCTACGGTACTGGAAATGCTCCTGAGATGACCGACCCTGAGAAGTTTGACGAACGCTTGTTTGAGAGACAGCTGTACATCCTTCGAAAGCGCGCCACTCAGAGCATTGGTCTTCACAACTGGTTCTATCTCTGCTCCCTTTCAAACAAGAACATTGTTTACAAGGGTCAGCTCGCTCCTGTCCAGGTTTACTCTTACTAccatgatcttgtcaacgCTGATTACGAGGCTCATTTTGCTCTGGTGCACTCTCGTTTCTCTACAAACACATTCCCCTCATGGGACCGTGCTCAGCCTCTCCGATGGGCTGCCCACAACGGTGAAATCAACACTCTACGAGGAAACAAGAACTGGATGCGCGCCCGTGAGGGTGTCATGCAGTCTGATATCTTCAAGGAGGAGCTCGAGCAGATGTACCCTGTTGTCGAGGATGGCGGTTCCGATTCTGCTGCTTTCGATAACGTTCTCGAGCTTCTTACCATCAACGgtgttctctctcttcccgAAGCTGTTATGCTCATGGTTCCTGAGGCCTGGCAAGGCAACCAGCACATGGAccccaagaaggctgcaTTCTACGAGTGGGCTGCTTGCCAGATGGAGCCTTGGGATGGCCCTGCTCTGTTCACATTCGCTGATGGCCGATACTGCGGTGCCAACCTTGACCGAAATGGTCTCCGACCTTGCCGTTTCTACGTGATGGACGATGATCGTATCATCTGTGCTTCCGAGGTCGGAACCATTCCCGTCGAGCCCGAGACTGTCATTCAGAAGGGTCGCCTTCAGCCCGGTCGTATGTTGTTGGTCGATACACAGGCTGGTCGCATCATCGATGACAAGGAATTGAAGGAGGCTGTTTCGAGTCGATATGATTTCCGAGCCTGGCTCGATAGTGAATTGATTACTCTGCCCAAGGTCGTTGAGATCATGGAGCAGGCCCTGGACCTTGCCCCCAAACTTGATGACAAGGCTATCCAGGCTgaccctcttctcctctcttaCGGTTATACTCACGAGCAGGTTTCCCTGTTGCTCGCCCCTATGGCcgctgatgagaaggaagctCTGGGATCCATGGGTAACGATGCTCCCCTTGCCTGCCTGACCCAGGCTCCTCGTCTCCTCTATGACTACTTCCGACAGCTCTTCGCCCAGGTCACTAACCCTCCCATTGATCCTATCCGAGAGTCCATTGTCATGTCTCTTGAGTGTTATGTTGGTCCCCAGGGTAACCTGCTAGAGATGGACGCTTCCCAGTGTGGTCGTCTTTTGCTCCCCAGCCCTATCCTCTCCATCGAAGAGTTCAATGCCGTCAAGAACATGTCCAACAAGTACTCTGAGTGGACTGTCAAGACTATTGATCTGACCTTCCCCAAGAACCAAGGTATTCAGGGCTATATCAAGCACCTCGATGAGATCTGTAACGAGGCCTCTGCCGCCATCGAGTCTCGCGACCGTGTCATTGTGCTTTCCGACCGCAATACCTCAGCTGACCGCGTGCCTGTTTCCGCTGTCCTCGCTTCCGCTATGGTTCACCATCACCTCGTCAGCAACAAGTGGCGATCCATGGTTGCTCTCGTTGTCGAGACTGCTGAGGCTCGTGAGGTTCACCACATGTGTGTACTCCTCGGTTACGGTGCTGATGCCATCAACCCTTACCTTGCCATGGAGTGCATTCTCAAGTTGAACCGCGAGggtctcatcaagaagaagactacCAACGAGACTCTTATCCGTAACTACAAACACTCCTGCGATGGTGGTATTCTCAAGGTTATGAGTAAGATGGGTATCTCTACTCTTGCCTCTTACAAGGGTGCACAGATCTTCGAAATCCTGGGTCTTGATGAGACAGTTGTTGAGCGATGCTTCAGGGGTACGGCTTCTCGTATTCAGGGTATGACTTTCGAGCTTattgctgaggaggctttCCGATTCCATGAGCGTGGTTTCCCCACCCGCGAGACTATCCTCCCCTCCGGTCTTCCTGAGTCTGGCGAGTACCACTGGCGAGATGGTGGCGAGCCCCACGTCAACGACCCTACCTCGATTGCCAACATCCAGGACGCCGTCCGCACCAAGAACGACAAGTCCTATGAGGCTTACTCCCGCTCCGAGTATGAGCAGATCAAGAACTGTACCCTCCgtggtcttcttgacttcaAGTTTGAGGACTGCACTCCTGTTCCCATCGACCAGGTCGAGCCTTGGACTGACATCGTCCGACGCTTCTGCACTGGCGCCATGTCTTATGGTTCCATCTCCATGGAGTCTCACTCTACTCTCGCCGTTGCCATGAACCGTCTTGGCGGCAAGTCTAACACTGGTGAGGGTGGTGAGGATCCTGAGCGATCTCAGCGTATGCCTAACGGTGACACCATGCGTTCCGCTATCAAGCAGGTCGCTTCTGGCCGTTTCGGTGTCACTTCTGCCTACCTGGCTGACTCTGACGAGCTTCAGATCAAGATGGCTCAGGGTGCCAAGCCTGGTGAGGGTGGTGAGCTTCCTGGACACAAGGTGTCCAAGTCTATTGCTCGCACCCGTCACTCCACCCCTGGTGTCGGTCTTATCTCGCCTCCTCCCCACCACGACATTTACTCCATCGAGGATCTCAAGCAGCTGATCTACGATCTTAAGTGCTCTAGCCCTCGATCCCGAGTCTCTGTCAAGCTTGTGTCTGAGGTCGGTGTCGGTATCGTCGCCTCTGGTgtcgccaaggccaaggccgacCACATCCTGATCTCTGGTCACGATGGTGGTACTGGTGCCTCTCGATGGACTGGTATCAAGTACGCCGGTCTTCCTTGGGAGTTGGGTCTGGCTGAGACTCATCAGACTCTGGTTCTCAACGACCTTCGTGGTCGTGTCGTTGTCCAGACTGATGGTCAGCTCAAGACTGGTCGTGATGTTGCCCTGGCTTGTCTGCTTGGTGCTGAGGAATGGGGCTTTGCCACCGCTCCTCTCATCGCTATGGGCTGTGTCTTTATGAGAAAGTGCCATTTAAACACTTGCCCTGTTGGTATCGCTACCCAGGATCCTGAGCTTCGCAAGAAGTTCACTGGAACTCCCGAGCATgtcatcaacttcttctaCTATGTGGCCAACGAGCTCCGAGCTATCATGGCTCAGCTTGGTTTCCGAACCATCAACGAGATGGTTGGCCACGTCGAGGTCCTGAAGATGCGTGATGACCTTCGAACCAACAAGACAGCCAACATTGAcctgtctcttctcttgacACCTGCACACAAGCTCCGACCTGGTGTTGCCACCTTCAACGTCCGAAAGCAGGACCACAAGCTCCACGTCCGACTGGATAACAAGCTTATCTCCGAGTCTGAGTTGACTCTCGACAAGGGTCTCCCCTCCAGAATCGAGTGTGACATCGTCAACACTGACCGAGCAATGGGTACTTCACTTTCTTACCACATCTCCAAGCGATACGGCGAGGCTGGACTGCCCATGGACACTGTCCATGTTAATATCAAGGGCTCCGCTGGTCAGTCCTTCGGTGCTTTCCTTGCTCCTGGTGTCACCCTTGAGCTCGAGGGTGATGCCAACGATTATGTTGGCAAGGGCTTGTCTGGCGGTCGACTGATCATCTACCCTCCCCGCTCAGCTGTCTTCAAGTCGGAGGAGAACATTCTCATTGGTAACACTTGCTTGTACGGTGCTACTACTGGCACTTGCTTCTTCCGTGGTGTTGCTGCCGAGCGTTTCGCTGTCCGAAACTCCGGTGCTACCGCCGTTGTTGAAGGTGTCGGTGACCACGGTTGTGAGTACATGACTGGTGGCCgcgttgttgttcttggatCTACTGGCCGCAACTTTGCTGCTGGTATGTCTGGTGGTATTGCCTACATCTTGGATGTTCACGGTGATTTC
This region includes:
- the GLT1 gene encoding glutamate synthase [NADH] (EggNog:ENOG41~MEROPS:MER1054487~BUSCO:EOG092600T9); this translates as MGLNEEFDDRHIQTEAEQQPYIPYEYQTENNDSWAGALPVKQGLYDPSYEKDACGVGFACHIKGKPSHKIVSDARNLLCNMTHRGAVGSDARDGDGAGVMTSIPHRFFIKNFEKEEDIKLPPLGQYAVGNLFFKPDEETLQESKRQLEDVAESLGLRVLGWRRPPVDSTLLGPAAKSREPIIAQPFVVLASAYGTGNAPEMTDPEKFDERLFERQLYILRKRATQSIGLHNWFYLCSLSNKNIVYKGQLAPVQVYSYYHDLVNADYEAHFALVHSRFSTNTFPSWDRAQPLRWAAHNGEINTLRGNKNWMRAREGVMQSDIFKEELEQMYPVVEDGGSDSAAFDNVLELLTINGVLSLPEAVMLMVPEAWQGNQHMDPKKAAFYEWAACQMEPWDGPALFTFADGRYCGANLDRNGLRPCRFYVMDDDRIICASEVGTIPVEPETVIQKGRLQPGRMLLVDTQAGRIIDDKELKEAVSSRYDFRAWLDSELITLPKVVEIMEQALDLAPKLDDKAIQADPLLLSYGYTHEQVSLLLAPMAADEKEALGSMGNDAPLACLTQAPRLLYDYFRQLFAQVTNPPIDPIRESIVMSLECYVGPQGNLLEMDASQCGRLLLPSPILSIEEFNAVKNMSNKYSEWTVKTIDLTFPKNQGIQGYIKHLDEICNEASAAIESRDRVIVLSDRNTSADRVPVSAVLASAMVHHHLVSNKWRSMVALVVETAEAREVHHMCVLLGYGADAINPYLAMECILKLNREGLIKKKTTNETLIRNYKHSCDGGILKVMSKMGISTLASYKGAQIFEILGLDETVVERCFRGTASRIQGMTFELIAEEAFRFHERGFPTRETILPSGLPESGEYHWRDGGEPHVNDPTSIANIQDAVRTKNDKSYEAYSRSEYEQIKNCTLRGLLDFKFEDCTPVPIDQVEPWTDIVRRFCTGAMSYGSISMESHSTLAVAMNRLGGKSNTGEGGEDPERSQRMPNGDTMRSAIKQVASGRFGVTSAYLADSDELQIKMAQGAKPGEGGELPGHKVSKSIARTRHSTPGVGLISPPPHHDIYSIEDLKQLIYDLKCSSPRSRVSVKLVSEVGVGIVASGVAKAKADHILISGHDGGTGASRWTGIKYAGLPWELGLAETHQTLVLNDLRGRVVVQTDGQLKTGRDVALACLLGAEEWGFATAPLIAMGCVFMRKCHLNTCPVGIATQDPELRKKFTGTPEHVINFFYYVANELRAIMAQLGFRTINEMVGHVEVLKMRDDLRTNKTANIDLSLLLTPAHKLRPGVATFNVRKQDHKLHVRLDNKLISESELTLDKGLPSRIECDIVNTDRAMGTSLSYHISKRYGEAGLPMDTVHVNIKGSAGQSFGAFLAPGVTLELEGDANDYVGKGLSGGRLIIYPPRSAVFKSEENILIGNTCLYGATTGTCFFRGVAAERFAVRNSGATAVVEGVGDHGCEYMTGGRVVVLGSTGRNFAAGMSGGIAYILDVHGDFHSKLNGEMVEASGLEDPAEIAFVRGLIEDHHHYTGSERAARILVDFNRALPRFIKILPVDYKRVLEEEAAKAAEAKRAEYNLPAVSGVQHKKSEKVAKLQDLEEAVGDNAAEKKRALVLDKTRGFKMYKRRQEKYRPVNSRLKDWAELSSRLDEDELKYQSARCMDCGVPFCQSETGCPISNIIPKWNELVFQNQWKDALNRLLMTNNFPEFTGRVCPAPCEGACVLGINEDPVGIKSIECAIIDRGFEMGWMVPQPPKVRTGKTVAIIGSGPAGLAAADQLNRAGHLVTVYERADRLGGLLMYGIPNMKLDKRIVKRRTDFMASEGIIFKTGVAVGEEGHPSLNDLRASNSAVVIATGATVARDLPIKGRQLDGIHYAMEFLHKNTKSLLDSELADNTYISAKGKDVVVIGGGDTGNDCIGTSLRHGAKSVTNFELLPQPPPERANDNPWPQWPRIYRVDYGHTEVRQHTGKDPREYCIMSEEFMDDGSGKVKGINTIRVEWTKSPSGGWDMKKVEGSQQFFPADLVLLAMGFLGPEARVLGDEIEKDARKNVKTAPGKYSTNLEGVFAAGDARRGQSLIVWGINEGRQAAREIDLYLEKYTNLPVTGGITKRTAQEIFSQIKVEA